The window tTATTTGTGGGTTAGTGGCGAGTACTATCCTATTGTGAAGGATtttactctttgttggccacttggtGCATTGTGGTGATTAATGTCTCTAACATATGACTCGCTCTTTGTTGGTCACATTGTGTTTAGGGAAATAGGTGAGTATGATTACTTTGAAgtccactctttgttggccacttgtgTGGATGTGGGAAGTGTTACCAATTGAGACCACACTTTTCATTGACCACATTCGGGTGTATATGGTGGTGCCATCCTAGAGGCGCCTTTGTTGGCCATGTACACAGGTTGTTGGTCCCGTTCATTTGATGATTAGCACATTTAGGAATGGTTAACCATTTTTGCGTTGTAAGTTGTATTTCGGGTAGTGTAGCGTGTTATATTCTTGTTTATGTAATTAACATGCTAGCTCGTACTTGGTTGTGTATATTTGCGTTAGTGATGTTATCTTGTATGCGGTTTGTGCAAGTTGTGCAAGTAAGtgatttatatatgtatgtatataagtattacactcactaagcattgtagcttactcatttcgttgtttattttttgttAGATTGTGGTACTTCGAAGGATAAGGGTAAGAGTTTGTTCTAGCTTGCTTGTGGCGGATTTTGAGAAAGCGCTTTTTGGTAATGGTCCCAACGGTCATGCTCATTAATGTGTTGTGTTTGGTTAAACAAATGGTTAAAGTTTATGGGTCTTGTATACCCGATGATGTAAATACTTAACTTGATGTATTACTTAAACTTGTACTAGCTTTTGAACAAGTAATGTAATCAAGTTGTGGTTGTGATGGTTATTATCAATGTGTTAAAAAAAAAAAGGTATGTCAAATTTTTACAAGTTGTTTGTTAAATTGGTTTGGGATCgtttcaagtggtattagagcatgacCTGAGGGATCTAGGTTGCTTTGGGATGGGAGCCTAGACTTAGGTTGAATTGACGTCTTATGCATGACTTGTCGGGTTACGGGACCACGGTATTGTTGTAGACACTTTAGTGCTTGTGGTTGTTTGTTTACGTGCATTCGGTTAACATCAAGTGAGATTGTCGTTGTATCAAGGAGTTTGATAGGATGCGCAAGTGTATTAATGATTGGCCACCATTAGTACGGTTGCACGTTGTGTCAAATGAATGAAGTACGATGAACGTCAAGCAAGATGGGATTGTTAAGTGTTTTGGCATGACGTTTATTGTGTTCTAATCTACCTTAAACTATAGAATGAGGACACGAAGAAGTGGTGCGGATCTTGAGGGTTCGTGTAATGAGGAGGTGAATAACAATGATGATCTCACAGCCAAGATTTAGGTCGCGCTTGAGAGTTATTTCGCGGTGATTACCGGGAAGGTCAAAGAGGTTCTTCAAGAGACAATTGAGGAACAAATAACTGATCTCCTTCAAGATCAAGTAAGTGTGGTGGTAAGGGAAGAGTTCGATAAGAGGATTCCAAAGCCTCAAGGTGAAGAAGGTGTTAAAGAGGGACTGCTTAATTTAGGGGTTCCCAGAAATGGAGGGTTTAGTTACAAGGACTTTAAGTTCACTAAGCCGCCACTATTCGAAGTGAGTCCCGACCCTCTAAAAAGCACTAGATGGATTTCGGACGTTGAAGGTTGTTTTTGGGTGTGTGAATGCCCACCCAACAAAATGACAAGGCTTGATACGAGCCTAATGAGGGGTGTGGCAAAGACTTGGTTAGATGATAAGATCCTTGTGATGGGTGAAGAGCCTTTTGTTAATTTTTCTTGGGATGATTTCAAGatcgaatttttcaaggagtatcgCACTCAAGCAGATCTCACTTGAATTTGGAAGGATTTTCGAAACTTGCGTTAAGGGTCTATCGACCTAAACACTTTTAAGGCTACGTTTCTTGCTAAGGTGCGGTTTTATCCCGAATACATTGGGAACGACCGAATGTTGATGGAGGATTTTCATAAGGCTTTGAATGATGATCTTCGGTCAAAGATTAGTCTTGGTCATGTTAAGACTTTTGCCGAGTTGTTTGATGTGGCGAAAGGTTTTGAACCCGATGATCTGAAAGTTAATTATGGTAATACGGGCAAGAGGAAGTTCGAGGAAAGTAGTGCCCCGAGTAAGAAGGCTAAGAGCGGGGCCGATAGTGTGGGTAGTGTGAATAAGGGAGGTTCCGGGGGTCATGTCCCTAATTTCTATACTTGTGGGCAAAGAGGTCACATGTCCCGGGATTGCCCAAACCCGTTTTCTAAAAGTAAGATCACTTGTTTCAGTTGCCACAAGGAGGGCCACCGGAATTCCGAGTGTCCTGACTTAATGACGGGTGATAAGAGCTACGACAATGGCAAGCAGTTAAAAAAGGCGACAAAGCCCGCAAGAGGCCGAAATTTCTTGATAACTATCGATGATGCTAAGAATTCCAATGATGTGgtttcaggtactttcttggttaagtCTAAATCCGCAAAGGTGTTATTTGATAGTGGTACCGATATTTCCTATGTTTCTTTAAAATATGCGGCTACTTTAGATTTTCCTTTATGTGGTCTAGACTCTCCTTTACAAGCCGAGATCGCCGATGGTAGGTTCTCGGTGGCTAAAGGGGTATATAAaaattgtgttattgatttcggaactgAGAAGTTTGATATTGACTTGGTTCCTATTACCTTGGTGGAAATTGATGTCgtagtgggtatggattggctcgatcataatagagctaaTATTGATTGTCATGAGAAATTTGTAAGGGtaagaaccccaagtgggggagagctaatcGTGTATGGTGAAGTCGAAAATGTCCCGtgcttatttgtaataataataaacaataataataataattgaatttatactattatcattatcattatctccaTCATTCATGTACGCATTTCATTATTATCATTCGAGCATCATACCATAACTATAATCTTAATCATACCCATAATCATATACTATTTAATTATCCCGTTCATTACTTTATGTTTTAAGATCCAAATAATATTTATttttgatggatttcaatacataaacaaatttacaaaacccattttgttacatataaattcgtgtgtatatgtatatataaagcggaagcaatttcaagttcatgcatgtaaagtttaaccttttaaagcatgaaatccattaaagatctagtcttgaaatataTGCTAAAATGTAAGTATAAGCTagtaggagtttataccttctccaaatggAGGTAGAAGcaaggatgaagatgatgaaatgaatggagcttcaaagtgtatgaagcctcaagagataataccccaagctttaGCAATCAACACACCTTAGTTGGTTAGGATTTTTAAGACACTTAGCAAGCTTCAAACTAATTTAGGAACCCCTTATTCCCTTTGTAAAATTCGGCCAAAAGGAGAGTGCAAGAGAGTTTTTGCTAGTTTGAAAGTTAAAGTGAGATCTAGATTCAAAAAATGGAAGAATGTGTTGCATGCCTTGGAAAAATACTTTAGTTAAAGCATTAAGCAAGGTGGTTGGCTTGTCTTGGGAGCCCCAATGCCGCCACCACCTTACcctcccccttttttttttttttttttttgttacatctTTTATACACTTGTACATGATGTTATTTACTTGCCTTTTATATTTTATAAgtcccttttataaaatataactccaTTTAATAGTTTAAGTAATTATAAACTATCAACTATATATTAAGCAAGTATAAAAGGGGTTGTAGCATCTACTTttataatccttttataaaatgtagAACACACATTAATTGTTTAACCACTTAAACAATTAAATCCATTatctataaattatccaaataatttttatctcaagttattattatattttagaaaaccaattttctaaagctAAGTGCCTAGTATTTACTTAACGACCAGTTCGACAAGATAAATACTTaaagtgttgataagcttgttattgggtatgacccgacttggatcataacatgttagccacattagtttaatatgtctctcgggcatacaaaataccttcaatctcccacttgcacgagaaacataagaaattaatgcaagtgatggataccacctaacgaccgtccatcacccttaatatgttatgactttgtgccattcaataacatcatccctttcgagttcccatctcgaacatgatttaggtgaatctttcaatatatccttttgtctcagatgtcatgttaaatccaagagacatagaatgatcactctcttatagatttaacttaatcaggccttagacatccgactctcaacgaataagagggacaaattccatcttgactactgataatgctaaaaacgaacatatatttcatagcattattcctcaagaaagacaagcttttagttgcaattgttctatttacaagtgatattcgtttaaataataaaaggtgaagacaaaagacagattcgacgatttgaagacgcaaacgaccaaaaagctcaaaagtacaaaagacaatcaaaaaggttccaattattgataagaaacgtctcgaaatcacaagagtacaagattcaaaacgcaaagtacaagatattaaattatacgcgaggacgttcgaaaatccggaaccgggactagagtcaactcttaacgctcgacgcaacggactaaaaattacaagttaactatatatataaatataatataatatataattaattatattaattatatatatattatatatatatatttaaaactgtcggcagccagaaactccaagggagtaaaatgaaaatacctctccgcgactcgcggagtttgaagggctttttgccgcgagtcgcggagccccaaaaatcaaatctggctataaaatcaacccgaattctgatcaaaaatatacaatattttcatctctctctcaatatatacgagtaatatatatttataatttatattttaattttaattataattctaataataagggtatgttagcgaatgttgtaagggtgtaagtcgaaattctgtccgtgtaacgctacgctatttttaatcattgtaagttatgttcaacctttttatattaatgtctcgtagctaagttattattatgcttatttaaaacgaggtaatcatgatgttgggctaattactaaaattgggtaattgggctttgtaccataattggggtttggacaaaagaacgacacttgtggaaactagactatgggctattaatgggctttatatttgtttaactaaatgaaagtttgttaatgttaatataaagatttacaattgggcgtccctataaattaccatatacactcgatcggacacgatgggcggggtatttatatgtacgaataatcgttcatttaaccggacacgggaatggattaatagccactagaataattgaaacaggggtgaaattacattcaagggtaattggtgtaattgttaacaaagtagtaaaaccttggtttacacgcagtcgataacctggtgtattcattaaacaaagtattaaaaccttgttacaattcgaatccccaattagttggaatatttatcttcgggtataataataatttgacaaggacacttgcaatttatatttatgactgatggactgttatggacaaaaaccagacggacatattgaataatccaggacaaaggacaattaacccatgggcataaaactaaaaccaacacgtcaaacatcatgattacggaagtttaaataagcataattcttttatttcatattttatttcctttattttatatttaattgcacttctaattatcgcattttatttattgttatttcattttatcgcacttttaattatcgtactttttaattatcgtaatttaattttatcgcatttttattattcgcaatttcattatcgttatttactttacgctttaatttaaagtcttgtatttattttatattttacattaggttttaactgcgactaaagttttaaaatcgacaaaccggtcattaaacggtaaaaacccctctttataataataatattacttatatatatatttatatttttaataaaagtaaactaatatagcgttgagttttgtttaaagatttccctgtggaacgaaccggacttactaaaaactacactactgtacgattaggtacactgcctataagtgttgtagcaaggtttaagtatatccattctataaataaataaatatcttgtgtaaaattgtatcgtatttaatagtatttcctgctaaaatttaatagtattttatacccctctgctttgacatcaagtatttttggcgccgctgccggggaaaacatcttaaaagccggaagcgcaacgctaataataataaaaaaaaaaaaaaaaattttagttacttttattaaaagtcatttttgtaaaattacgttttaattattcaaaaatagaaaaagaaaaacaaaaatacaagtatttttaggattttgt of the Rutidosis leptorrhynchoides isolate AG116_Rl617_1_P2 chromosome 5, CSIRO_AGI_Rlap_v1, whole genome shotgun sequence genome contains:
- the LOC139849616 gene encoding uncharacterized protein — encoded protein: MEDFHKALNDDLRSKISLGHVKTFAELFDVAKGFEPDDLKVNYGNTGKRKFEESSAPSKKAKSGADSVGSVNKGGSGGHVPNFYTCGQRGHMSRDCPNPFSKSKITCFSCHKEGHRNSECPDLMTGDKSYDNGKQLKKATKPARGRNFLITIDDAKNSNDVVSGTFLVKSKSAKVLFDSGTDISYVSLKYAATLDFPLCGLDSPLQAEIADGRFSVAKGVYKNCVIDFGTEKFDIDLVPITLVEIDVVVGMDWLDHNRANIDCHEKFVREQNNSISGSQPVAIRWFSGWLASVVSRKHNSNNRTVATYQQ